In the Burkholderia contaminans genome, ATCACGCAGACTGTTCCCGCGATCACCCATGGCGACAGGCTCCTGAGGCGATCAATCAGTCGCGTGTTCGAGCGATCGTTGACGAAGCCCGGCCGCGTGGCCGGCCGCAACCGATCGATCTGCGCCACGAGCGCGGCGATCAAGGACTGTCGCTTCGTCTCGCCGTCGTGGGTGTTCGCCGACGAGCCCGAACGGGCGGCGTGGCAGCCGCGGAAACCCAGGCCCAGAATGGCCGCATAGCATTCGAGCAAGTCGACGTTCGGTGCGGGTTCGCGCATCCGGTACTCGAGCCGTTCGTAAATGCGCGTGCCTGCGTCGTGCGTGCCGAATCGGTCGACCTGCAACGGCCGGGACTCCCATTCCGACTTGCTGGCGGCCGGCAGATTTCGCAGTGCGGCTTCGTCGATCAGCCCGCACTGGGCGAGGACGGCATCGTCCCGTACGTCGGCGGCAACCCCTTGCGCATCGAGCGTGGTCGAGAACTGCGCGACGAGCCGGAGACATTGCCGACGCAGGCTTTCATGGCTGTCGACCTGACCGCCGTTCGACAGGTGAGCGACGAGTAGCGCCGTATCGCGCAGCAGCGCACGCATGGGCGCTTGGGACGAGTGACCGGACGACGGTTCCCGCGCGAGCAGCGCGGATTCGTGACGCGTGGAGACGATGGTGTTCATCAGCGCAGCACCGCATAGAGTTCGATTGACGCGTCGGGAACCGACGCCGGCAGATAGATCTGGCAGGCGCGCGCGGCGAGCATCCTCGCATGCGCGGCATCGTGCGCATCGAGTGCGAAATAGTGGTTGTCCAGCCGGACCGGAATGGCGCCGGGCACCCGCTGCACAGCCTTGAGCGGAATTCCCGCTACGGCGGAATTGACGATGTGTTCGACGTCGTCCGGTGCGCCGATCTTGCACAGGCGCGGGAACTGTTCGACGAGCTCGAATGCCGGCAGTGCAACGTTGACGGACAGATACCAATCAGCCGCGCCCTCGGCGATGCGCTCGTCGAGGAACTGCCCGACCCAGGTGGTCGGTGTCGTATGTGAAAGCCCGATCGAGACGACACGCGAAGGGATGATCGCGTCGAGCAGATCGCGAATCAGCGATTCGAGCGTCGTGAACACGTCATGGGCGCTCGCATGATCGTAGGGGGGAATATCAGTCAGCGAGACGCGCGTCGAGAACGTGGTCAGCGAGCCGGCCAATTGGGTGAGTACCTGGTACAGGCGATCGGTCGGCTGCCCCGGGTGCGACGCGAGGAAGCGCAATTGCGGCCAGGCCTGATGAATGCAGTTCAGGAGCCAGAAGAGCTGGACGTCGGCGACACCGTACTCGGCCACCTGCTCGATGCGCTCTCTGCGGCGCGCACCGAGGATCGCGCTTTTGGCGGCGAGGATATCGGCGATCCGTTGGACGCGCTCGATATGCAGCGCGTGACCGGATAACGTCAGGCAAGGCGGGACATATCGGCGATCGACCTGGAACTGCCCGCTCGTCGTCCGTATCAGTCGTGCGATCGCGCATGCCGTGTCGTCCGCGTGCGACTCGAAGCCGAACAGCAACCGGACGGCGTGGCGCTCGGCGGCGATTTCGGTTTCGCTTGCGCCGTTCAGGTCTGTCACCTTGACGAATTCGCGATACGTGCGCCGCGGGCGGGCCAGCGCCGTTTCGTCGAAGCGGCAGTTGTTGCCGTTCGCATCGGGCAGTGCGAGCGCGGCCAGCACGTCGATGGTTTGGGCATCGACAGGAATTTCGCTGGCCAGGTCGCGCGCGGGCGGCAACGCATCGGCGACGGTCGTGTCGATCGGCGTGCCGTCGGGGAAACGCAATTGCAGCCGGGTGAGCTTCAGGCGACCGGCGGCCAATGCCTCTTCGTCGACGTCGACGTTCAGCGTTCCCCATGGCGCAACGGCGATCGTCGAAGCCAGTTGTTGCAGCGCGAACCCGTTCCAGCGTTCCTGCTGCTGGAAATGCTGCTGCGTAAGAATCAGCCCTTCATGCCAGAGCGGCTTTTCGATCCGCATGGTGTGGTCGATAACGATATAGGAATTATGAGGCGCCGATTCTATACATCGTTTCGTGATTTCGTATACCCCATTTTATTTGAATGTGTTGGAAAGTGTGTCTATTAAATTGAGATAGAGGGGGATTTGTTGCGAGATTTTTCGGGTGCGGGAAGGTTGCGGGAGGTGGAGCGATCGGCGCGATTTTTTATTGGGATTTATGTTTACTTGGTATGTAATTATTTATGATTGAAATCAAGTGTTTGCGTGAATTTTGTGAGTTTGTTTGATAGTGTTCGGTCGATGGTGATCGGGTGGTAGGGTAGGTGGTTTGCGAGTGTGGAGAAATCTGACTCGTCTTATTCGTTAAAGTCTCCGTGTCGTTAATTTTCGAATTTCAGTGTTTAGGGTTTACTCGTCGATAAAGAGCGTGATATTTTCTGCCGCCTGAGTCGGATATCGGGCCGCGAATATCCGACTCGGTCGTTCGTCGATGCACGTTGCGGGGTTCGGCATGGGGCGGTGCGGACGACGGAGCATCCGTGGTCGTGGGTGCGTGTCGCGGAGTCTTCAAGCTTCCTGAGATAAGGAGAACGAATTGGATAGCTTTCAGCGAGAGATCCCGAAGAGCCGGGTGTCGATCACCCTCGATCTGCATACGGGCGGGGCGCAGAAGAAGGTCGAGCTGCCCCTGAAGCTGCTGGTGGCTGGCGACTTCAGCGCCGGGCGCGAACAGGCGCCGCTGGCCGAGCGCAAGAAGGTCAACATCGACAAGAACAACTTCGATGCGGTGCTGGCCGACTACGCGCCGGATCTCAAGATCGCCGCGGACAACACGCTGGCCGGCGATGGGTCGGAGCTGCCCGTCAACCTGTCGTTCCGGTCGATCAAGGATTTCGAGCCCGAGCAGGTGGCGCGCCAGATTCCCGAACTGCAGGCGCTTCTCGCGATGCGCAATCTGCTGCGCGACCTGAAATCGAATCTGCTCGACAACGGCACGTTCCGCCGCGAGTTCGAGAAGGTGCTGAAGGACGACCGCCTGTCCGCGAAGCTGCGCGGCGAGCTCGCGCAGATCGCGACCGCCGCGACGCAGCCGGAAGGGCATGCGTGAACGCAGCTGGGCAAAACGCGCATTCAGCGCATTCCGCAACATCGTAGCGATTCGATCGCAGACAGGACCCGAGATGAAATCCACTGAAACCCAGCAGAGCGGCGCGACCGAGACCGTCGTGCTGGACGCCCCGCACGGGGATATCGACAGCGTCTACGCGTCGCTGTGCAGCAAGATCAACCTGAAGCCCGTCAGCGAGGCACGTCCGCTCGAGGCGTTCCGCGACAACGACATGCTGTCCGAGGCGTCGGCCGACGAGCGGATCGCGCGCGGGATGGGCGCGTTCCTCGAACTCGTTGCGAAGGCGAGCCAGCCGGTGGACCGACTGGACAAATCGCTGCTCGACTTTCATATCGGCCAGATCGATCGCCAGATCAGCCGCCAGCTCGACGCCGTGATGCATACGTCGGAATTCCAGGCGCTCGAAGCGCGCTGGCGCGGCCTGAAGATGCTTGTGAGCCGCACCGATTTCCGCAAGAACGCGCGCATCGAAGTGCTGGACGTGTCGAAGGACGCGCTGCAGCGCGACTTCGAGGATACGCCGGAGCTGATCCAGAGCGGCCTGTACCGCCTGACGTACATCGAGGAATACGACACGCCGGGCGGCCAGCCGATCAGCGCGATGATCAGCGACTTCGAGTTCGCGAATTCGCCGATGGACGTCGCGCTGCTGCGCAACATTTCGAAGGTGGCCGCTGCCGCGCACATGCCGTTCATCGGCTCGGTCGGGCCGGCGTTCTTCGGCAAACAGTCAATGGAGGAAGTGGCCGCGATCCAGGATATCGGCAACTACTTCGATCGCGCCGAGTACATCAAGTGGAAGAGCTTCCGCGATACCGACGATGCGCGTTACGTCGGCCTGACGATGCCGCGCGTGCTCGGCCGTCTGCCGTACGGCAAGGACACGGCGCCGGTGCGGGCGTTCAACTACGAGGAGGCCGTCAAGGGCCCCGATCACGACAAGTACCTGTGGATGAATGCGTCGTTCGCGTTCGCGGCCAACATGGTGCGCAGCTTCGTGAGCAACGGCTGGTGCGTGCAGATTCGCGGGCCGCAGGCAGGCGGCAAGGTCGAGGATCTGCCGGTCCACCTGTACGACCTCGGCACCGGCTACCAACCGAAGATCCCGACCGAAGTGCTGATCCCGGAAACGCGCGAGTTCGAGTTCGCGAATCTCGGTTTCATTCCGTTGTCGTTCTACAAGAACCACGACTTTGCGTGCTTCTTCTCGGCGAACTCGGCGCAGAAGCCGGCGCTGTACGAGACCAGGGAAGCGACCGCGAACAGCCGCATCAATGCACGGCTGCCGTACATCTTCCTGCTCTCACGTATCGCGCACTACCTGAAGCTGATCCAGCGCGAGAACATCGGCACGACCAAGGATCGTCGTCTGCTCGAGCTCGAACTGAACAACTGGATCAAGGGGCTCGTGACCGAGATGAAGGATCCGGGCGACGAGCTGCAGGCGTCGCATCCGCTGCGCGAGGCGAAGGTCACGGTCGAGGATATCGAGGACAACCCGGGCTTCTTCCGGATCAAGCTGTTCATCGTGCCGCACTTCCAGGTCGAAGGGATGGATATCGGGCTGTCGCTCGTGTCGCAGATGCCGAAGGCCAAGAACTGATCTGACGTTTGATCGCGAGCCGCCGGGGTGACGATGGTTGCCCCGGCGGTGTCGTGTGGTTGCGCAACCGAGAGAGTCGATGTCGATGATTTTGCCTACGCAGGCTTATGAATTGAAGCTGGCGCCGCATCCGGCGCCTTTCTCGATCCTGAAGTTCACCGGGATGGACCGCGTGAGCCAGCTTTATCGATACGAGATCGAATTCACAAGCCCGGCGGCGGGGATTCCGATGGACCAGGTGCTGGGGCGGCCGGCAAAGTTCATTGCTGATCCGGTCGATCCGGACATGAATTACCTGCGGAAGATGTTCGGAGAGAATGCGGCGCAGTTCAGTGCAAAACCGATGGCCTATACGGTTCACGGT is a window encoding:
- a CDS encoding DotU family type IV/VI secretion system protein, with product MNTIVSTRHESALLAREPSSGHSSQAPMRALLRDTALLVAHLSNGGQVDSHESLRRQCLRLVAQFSTTLDAQGVAADVRDDAVLAQCGLIDEAALRNLPAASKSEWESRPLQVDRFGTHDAGTRIYERLEYRMREPAPNVDLLECYAAILGLGFRGCHAARSGSSANTHDGETKRQSLIAALVAQIDRLRPATRPGFVNDRSNTRLIDRLRSLSPWVIAGTVCVIAILVWFAWDRILDAELAQLVQKVKRP
- the tssK gene encoding type VI secretion system baseplate subunit TssK — encoded protein: MRIEKPLWHEGLILTQQHFQQQERWNGFALQQLASTIAVAPWGTLNVDVDEEALAAGRLKLTRLQLRFPDGTPIDTTVADALPPARDLASEIPVDAQTIDVLAALALPDANGNNCRFDETALARPRRTYREFVKVTDLNGASETEIAAERHAVRLLFGFESHADDTACAIARLIRTTSGQFQVDRRYVPPCLTLSGHALHIERVQRIADILAAKSAILGARRRERIEQVAEYGVADVQLFWLLNCIHQAWPQLRFLASHPGQPTDRLYQVLTQLAGSLTTFSTRVSLTDIPPYDHASAHDVFTTLESLIRDLLDAIIPSRVVSIGLSHTTPTTWVGQFLDERIAEGAADWYLSVNVALPAFELVEQFPRLCKIGAPDDVEHIVNSAVAGIPLKAVQRVPGAIPVRLDNHYFALDAHDAAHARMLAARACQIYLPASVPDASIELYAVLR
- the tssB gene encoding type VI secretion system contractile sheath small subunit, with amino-acid sequence MDSFQREIPKSRVSITLDLHTGGAQKKVELPLKLLVAGDFSAGREQAPLAERKKVNIDKNNFDAVLADYAPDLKIAADNTLAGDGSELPVNLSFRSIKDFEPEQVARQIPELQALLAMRNLLRDLKSNLLDNGTFRREFEKVLKDDRLSAKLRGELAQIATAATQPEGHA
- the tssC gene encoding type VI secretion system contractile sheath large subunit codes for the protein MKSTETQQSGATETVVLDAPHGDIDSVYASLCSKINLKPVSEARPLEAFRDNDMLSEASADERIARGMGAFLELVAKASQPVDRLDKSLLDFHIGQIDRQISRQLDAVMHTSEFQALEARWRGLKMLVSRTDFRKNARIEVLDVSKDALQRDFEDTPELIQSGLYRLTYIEEYDTPGGQPISAMISDFEFANSPMDVALLRNISKVAAAAHMPFIGSVGPAFFGKQSMEEVAAIQDIGNYFDRAEYIKWKSFRDTDDARYVGLTMPRVLGRLPYGKDTAPVRAFNYEEAVKGPDHDKYLWMNASFAFAANMVRSFVSNGWCVQIRGPQAGGKVEDLPVHLYDLGTGYQPKIPTEVLIPETREFEFANLGFIPLSFYKNHDFACFFSANSAQKPALYETREATANSRINARLPYIFLLSRIAHYLKLIQRENIGTTKDRRLLELELNNWIKGLVTEMKDPGDELQASHPLREAKVTVEDIEDNPGFFRIKLFIVPHFQVEGMDIGLSLVSQMPKAKN